One genomic region from Theropithecus gelada isolate Dixy unplaced genomic scaffold, Tgel_1.0 HiC_scaffold_15319, whole genome shotgun sequence encodes:
- the LOC112616972 gene encoding LOW QUALITY PROTEIN: putative HIG1 domain family member 2B (The sequence of the model RefSeq protein was modified relative to this genomic sequence to represent the inferred CDS: inserted 2 bases in 1 codon): protein MATSGSVTLEAPSESSKPPVIEGLXPTVYSNPEGFKERFLRKARENTVVPIGCLGTAAALTKGLYCFHQGNSQCLQLKMRARIAAQGFTVAAILLGLAAPL from the exons ATGGCGACTTCAGGCTCTGTGACTCTGGAGGCCCCCTCTGAATCATCCAAGCCTCCCGTCATTGAGGGGTT GCCCACTGTTTACAGCAATCCAGAGGGTTTCAAGGAAAGGTTCCTTCGCAAGGCGCGCGAGAACACGGTGGTACCCATAGGTTGCCTGGGCACGGCGGCCGCCCTCACCAAAGGCCTCTACTGCTTCCACCAGGGCAACAGCCAGTGCTTACAGCTCAAGATGCGTGCCCGGATCGCCGCCCAGGGCTTCACCGTCGCAGCCATCTTGCTGGGTCTAGCTGCCCCACTATGA